One window from the genome of Amaranthus tricolor cultivar Red isolate AtriRed21 chromosome 9, ASM2621246v1, whole genome shotgun sequence encodes:
- the LOC130823111 gene encoding histone deacetylase 9 isoform X1, with amino-acid sequence MRSKDKISYFYDGDVGSVYFGPNHPMKPHRLCMTHHLVLSYDLHNKMEIYRPHKAYPVELAQFHSPDYVEFLNRITPDKQHLFMSEMAKYNLGEDCPVFDNLFEFCQIYAGGTIDAAHRLNNQLCDIAINWAGGLHHAKKCEASGFCYINDLVLGILELLKHHARVLYIDIDVHHGDGVEEAFYFTDRVMTVSFHKFGDLFFPGTGDVKEIGEREGKFYAINVPLKDGIDDTSFTRLFKAIISKVVEFYQPGVIVLQCGADSLAGDRLGCFNLSIDGHAECVRFVKKFNLPLLVTGGGGYTKENVARCWTVETGVLLDTDLPNEIPENEYIKYFGPEYSLRIPNRHMENLNSKSYLTTIKMQVLENLRCIQHAPSVQMQEVPPDFYIPDFDEDENPDERINQHTRDKMVQRDDEYYDGDHDNDHNMDDV; translated from the exons ATGCGGTCCAAAGACAAAATCTCTTACTTCTATGACG GTGATGTTGGGAGTGTATACTTTGGGCCAAATCATCCAATGAAGCCTCACAGGCTTTGTATGACTCATCATCTCGTCCTTTCTTACGACCTTCACAATAAAATGGAAATCTAT AGACCTCATAAAGCGTATCCTGTAGAGTTGGCGCAGTTTCATTCACCTGATTACGTCGAGTTTTTAAATCGGATTACGCCTGATAAACAACATCTCTTCATGTCTGAAATGGCCAAAT ATAATCTTGGTGAAGATTGTCCAGTATTTGACAATCTGTTCGAGTTTTGCCAAATTTATGCCGGTGGAACAATag ACGCTGCACATAGGTTGAACAATCAACTGTGTGATATTGCTATAAATTGGGCGGGTGGATTGCATCATGCTAAGAAATGTGAGGCTTCGGGATTTTGTTACATCAATGATTTGGTTTTGGGGATTTTAGAGCTTTTGAAGCACCATGCTCGTGTTCTTTACATCGACATAGATGTCCATCATGGTGATGGTGTAGAAGAGGCATTTTACTTCACGGATAG AGTGATGACTGTTAGTTTTCATAAATTTGGAGATCTCTTCTTTCCTGGAACAGGAGATGTGAAG GAAATCGGTGAGAGGGAAGGGAAGTTCTATGCCATAAATGTTCCTCTCAAGGATGGTATTGATGACACTAGCTTTACAAGACTTTTCAAGGCT ATTATTTCCAAGGTTGTCGAGTTCTATCAGCCTGGAGTGATTGTACTTCAATGTGGAGCTGATTCTCTAGCTGGTGATCGATTAGGCTGCTTCAACCTCTCTATAGATG GACATGCAGAGTGCGTTAGGTTTGTAAAGAAATTCAATTTGCCCTTGCTG GTTACTGGAGGAGGTGGCTACACAAAAGAAAATGTCGCTCGGTGCTGGACTGTAGAAACTGGAGTTCTTTTAGATACAGATCTGCCAAATG AGATTCCGGAAAATGAGTATATCAAATATTTTGGACCGGAATATTCCTTGAGGATTCCCAACAGGCACATG GAAAATCTGAACAGTAAATCGTACTTGACAACAATCAAAATGCAAGTTCTTGAAAACCTTCGGTGTATCCAACATGCGCCTAGTGTACAGATGCAGGAG GTTCCCCCTGATTTTTATATACCCGACTTTGATGAAGATGAGAACCCAGATGAACGGATAAATC AGCACACACGGGACAAGATGGTCCAAAGGGATGATGAATATTACGATGGGGACCATGACAATGATCATAACATGGATGATGTATAA
- the LOC130823111 gene encoding histone deacetylase 9 isoform X2, translating to MRSKDKISYFYDGDVGSVYFGPNHPMKPHRLCMTHHLVLSYDLHNKMEIYRPHKAYPVELAQFHSPDYVEFLNRITPDKQHLFMSEMAKYNLGEDCPVFDNLFEFCQIYAGGTIDAAHRLNNQLCDIAINWAGGLHHAKKCEASGFCYINDLVLGILELLKHHARVLYIDIDVHHGDGVEEAFYFTDRVMTVSFHKFGDLFFPGTGDVKEIGEREGKFYAINVPLKDGIDDTSFTRLFKAIISKVVEFYQPGVIVLQCGADSLAGDRLGCFNLSIDGHAECVRFVKKFNLPLLVTGGGGYTKENVARCWTVETGVLLDTDLPNEIPENEYIKYFGPEYSLRIPNRHMVPPDFYIPDFDEDENPDERINQHTRDKMVQRDDEYYDGDHDNDHNMDDV from the exons ATGCGGTCCAAAGACAAAATCTCTTACTTCTATGACG GTGATGTTGGGAGTGTATACTTTGGGCCAAATCATCCAATGAAGCCTCACAGGCTTTGTATGACTCATCATCTCGTCCTTTCTTACGACCTTCACAATAAAATGGAAATCTAT AGACCTCATAAAGCGTATCCTGTAGAGTTGGCGCAGTTTCATTCACCTGATTACGTCGAGTTTTTAAATCGGATTACGCCTGATAAACAACATCTCTTCATGTCTGAAATGGCCAAAT ATAATCTTGGTGAAGATTGTCCAGTATTTGACAATCTGTTCGAGTTTTGCCAAATTTATGCCGGTGGAACAATag ACGCTGCACATAGGTTGAACAATCAACTGTGTGATATTGCTATAAATTGGGCGGGTGGATTGCATCATGCTAAGAAATGTGAGGCTTCGGGATTTTGTTACATCAATGATTTGGTTTTGGGGATTTTAGAGCTTTTGAAGCACCATGCTCGTGTTCTTTACATCGACATAGATGTCCATCATGGTGATGGTGTAGAAGAGGCATTTTACTTCACGGATAG AGTGATGACTGTTAGTTTTCATAAATTTGGAGATCTCTTCTTTCCTGGAACAGGAGATGTGAAG GAAATCGGTGAGAGGGAAGGGAAGTTCTATGCCATAAATGTTCCTCTCAAGGATGGTATTGATGACACTAGCTTTACAAGACTTTTCAAGGCT ATTATTTCCAAGGTTGTCGAGTTCTATCAGCCTGGAGTGATTGTACTTCAATGTGGAGCTGATTCTCTAGCTGGTGATCGATTAGGCTGCTTCAACCTCTCTATAGATG GACATGCAGAGTGCGTTAGGTTTGTAAAGAAATTCAATTTGCCCTTGCTG GTTACTGGAGGAGGTGGCTACACAAAAGAAAATGTCGCTCGGTGCTGGACTGTAGAAACTGGAGTTCTTTTAGATACAGATCTGCCAAATG AGATTCCGGAAAATGAGTATATCAAATATTTTGGACCGGAATATTCCTTGAGGATTCCCAACAGGCACATG GTTCCCCCTGATTTTTATATACCCGACTTTGATGAAGATGAGAACCCAGATGAACGGATAAATC AGCACACACGGGACAAGATGGTCCAAAGGGATGATGAATATTACGATGGGGACCATGACAATGATCATAACATGGATGATGTATAA
- the LOC130823111 gene encoding histone deacetylase 9 isoform X3: MSEMAKYNLGEDCPVFDNLFEFCQIYAGGTIDAAHRLNNQLCDIAINWAGGLHHAKKCEASGFCYINDLVLGILELLKHHARVLYIDIDVHHGDGVEEAFYFTDRVMTVSFHKFGDLFFPGTGDVKEIGEREGKFYAINVPLKDGIDDTSFTRLFKAIISKVVEFYQPGVIVLQCGADSLAGDRLGCFNLSIDGHAECVRFVKKFNLPLLVTGGGGYTKENVARCWTVETGVLLDTDLPNEIPENEYIKYFGPEYSLRIPNRHMENLNSKSYLTTIKMQVLENLRCIQHAPSVQMQEVPPDFYIPDFDEDENPDERINQHTRDKMVQRDDEYYDGDHDNDHNMDDV, from the exons ATGTCTGAAATGGCCAAAT ATAATCTTGGTGAAGATTGTCCAGTATTTGACAATCTGTTCGAGTTTTGCCAAATTTATGCCGGTGGAACAATag ACGCTGCACATAGGTTGAACAATCAACTGTGTGATATTGCTATAAATTGGGCGGGTGGATTGCATCATGCTAAGAAATGTGAGGCTTCGGGATTTTGTTACATCAATGATTTGGTTTTGGGGATTTTAGAGCTTTTGAAGCACCATGCTCGTGTTCTTTACATCGACATAGATGTCCATCATGGTGATGGTGTAGAAGAGGCATTTTACTTCACGGATAG AGTGATGACTGTTAGTTTTCATAAATTTGGAGATCTCTTCTTTCCTGGAACAGGAGATGTGAAG GAAATCGGTGAGAGGGAAGGGAAGTTCTATGCCATAAATGTTCCTCTCAAGGATGGTATTGATGACACTAGCTTTACAAGACTTTTCAAGGCT ATTATTTCCAAGGTTGTCGAGTTCTATCAGCCTGGAGTGATTGTACTTCAATGTGGAGCTGATTCTCTAGCTGGTGATCGATTAGGCTGCTTCAACCTCTCTATAGATG GACATGCAGAGTGCGTTAGGTTTGTAAAGAAATTCAATTTGCCCTTGCTG GTTACTGGAGGAGGTGGCTACACAAAAGAAAATGTCGCTCGGTGCTGGACTGTAGAAACTGGAGTTCTTTTAGATACAGATCTGCCAAATG AGATTCCGGAAAATGAGTATATCAAATATTTTGGACCGGAATATTCCTTGAGGATTCCCAACAGGCACATG GAAAATCTGAACAGTAAATCGTACTTGACAACAATCAAAATGCAAGTTCTTGAAAACCTTCGGTGTATCCAACATGCGCCTAGTGTACAGATGCAGGAG GTTCCCCCTGATTTTTATATACCCGACTTTGATGAAGATGAGAACCCAGATGAACGGATAAATC AGCACACACGGGACAAGATGGTCCAAAGGGATGATGAATATTACGATGGGGACCATGACAATGATCATAACATGGATGATGTATAA